The genomic stretch TGGGATGCTATTGATCGGGCTGTGGTGCTTGGAGCAGGAGGTGCTTGTCGTTCCATTCTGCAAGCCTTGCGCAATCGCGGAATCAAGGAGATCCACATTCTGAACCGCACATTCGAGCGTGCTCAGGAATTGGCAGAACGCTTCGGCATGACAATCCATGCCCACCCGATGGAAGCGCTTGGAGAAGTTATGTCGGGCGCCGGCCTTTTCGTAAACACGACATCCCTGGGAATGGACGGTCAAGAGGTACCAGCTCTTCCCTTTGACCGAATGCGCCCGGACGCCATTGTGACCGATATTGTCTATGTTCCCCTAATCACTCCTATCCTTGAACAGGCGCGCAAACAGGGTCTCCGAAGTGTTGACGGTCTCGGGATGCTGCTTCACCAGGCTGTCCCTGGTTTTGAAAAATGGTTTGGTGTGAGACCCAAGGTGACCGCCGAACTCAGGACCCTTGTGATTGAAGACTTGCAGGCGCATCCATGAAGATCATCGGCCTGACAGGATCGATTGGCATGGGCAAGTCGACAACGGCTGGTCTCTTTGCTGAGGAAGGTGTGCCGGTCAATGACGCTGACCGTGTCGTGCATGAGCTTTATGCGGGAAAGGCGGTCTTGCCACTCACACCTCTGTTTCCGGATGCGATCGTCGACGGCAAAGTCAACCGGGAGAAACTGAGCGTCATTCTGCGCCAGAATCCGGCTAAGTTTGCTGAGCTTGAAGCGATCGTTCATCCTTTGGTGCGCGAACGTGAGGAGGATTTCCTGCTGGACGCCGATGTTGCAGGTGCTGATCTTGTCGTGCTCGACATACCGCTGCTATTCGAAACCGGAGCCTTTGACCGAGTGGATTACGTAGTCGTGGTTTCATGTGGTCCCGACTTGCAGAGACAGAGAGTACTGGCTCGCCCCGGCATGACGCCGGAAAAGTTCGAGATGATCCTGGCTCGTCAGACACCAGACAGCGAGAAGCGCGAACGGGCGGATTTCGTGATCGACACCAGTCAAGGAATAGATGTGGCGCGGCAGCAGGTGAGGGATCTCCTAAGCCAATTGCGTGAACAGAAAGCGGACGGGAACGATGCGTGAGATTGTCTTCGATACGGAAACGACAGGATTGGAAACCAAGGCGGACCGAGTGATTGAAATCGGCGGCATCGAGCTGCTGAACCATTTCCCGACCGGTAGAAGTTTTCATGTCTACATCAATCCAGGAGATCGCAAGGTTCATCCGGACGCCCTGTCGGTCCACGGCATCACCGATGAGTTCCTACGGGACAAGCCGCTCTTTGCTGAAATCGTTGAGGAGATGCAGGCTTTCTTTGAGGGTGCGAAGTGGGTTGCTCATAACGCAACATTCGATATGGGTTTTATTAATGCCGAATTCGAACGGCTGGGCTTGCCGCCTGTACCCTCCGACATGGTCGTTGATACGCTCTCGATGGCACGTCGAAAGCATCCAATGGGGCCGAACTCCCTTGATGCCTTATGCCGTCGCTACGGGATCGACAATTCCCACCGTACCAAACACGGGGCGCTCCTCGATTCCGAACTCCTTGCGGAAGTCTATATTGAGATGCTGGGAGGCCGTCAGGCAGTCTTGGGATTGACCCAGGTACAGCAGCGCCAAAGTGACAGCCAGTCTGGGGAGGAAGAAATTACTCTCAGCTACTCACGGCCAAAACCACTAGCGCCGAGACTGTCTGCTAAAGAACAGGAAGGGCATGCCTCGCTCGTTGCAAAGCTGGGGGCCAAGGCAATTTGGTCACGCTACCGACACTGAGAGCATTGCCCAAAAAGAAAAAGCCCAGACGGTGCTGGGCTTTTTGCAGCAGTGCCAGAATGCGGCAAACTCAGTTCGGGACAGCCTGAACCTTGTTGCGCGCCTGCTCTTCAGCAACGCGCTGAGCAAACATCTGAGCGAAATCGATCGGATCAATCATGAGCGGCGGGAAGCCACCGTTACGCGTTGCGTCGGCAATGATCTGTCGCGCAAACGGGAAAAGCAGGCGCGGGCACTCGATGAACAGAACCGGAAGCATATGTTCTTGCGGGAAGCCTGTGATGCGGAAAACGCCACCATAGACAAGCTCAGCAGCAAACAGGGCCTTGTCACCTTCCTTGGCCTCGGCGCTCAAGGACAGCACAACATCGAAATCGGTTTCCGTCAGCGGATTGGCATTGACGTTGACATTGATGTTGATCGCCGGAGCCTTTTCACGCGCCTGCAGAGACCGTGGAGCGCCCGGGTTTTCAAAAGAAAGATCCTTGATGTACTGGGCAAGAATGTTAAGCGAAGGGCTACCAGTTCCCTGTGTGTTATCGGCCATTGGGCTTTTCCTCGAAGCTTGAAGTGCTTTGGCCATCTAACATCTAGGCAAGAGCCTTACAACCCTGACGCAGTTTGGGAAAAGGCATGGCTCAGTCTTTGCCGATCTGGGGGCTTCGCCAGGGAGTGTCCGGATTCGGGTCGTGACTATATTCATCTGCGTCAAGGTCTACGACATTATCTGGCGGTGATCGTTGCTGATAGCGCTGCGAGAAGCTTGCATTTTGAACAACAATCCTGGGCTTAACATAACGCCACGCGATGTCCCGGATCGGTGGCAGGAACATCAGGATTCCGAGCAGATCACTGACAAAGCCGGGAATGATCAGCAGGATTGCAGCAACAACGATCAACGCTGCATGGATGATTTCGCGGCCCGGATCAAGGCCGCGACTGGTCTCGCTTTGCAGCCGTTTCAAGATCGCTAGACCCTGACTGCGCAGCAGCACGACACCAAGCCCCCCTGAAAGCACGATCAATCCTAGCGTCGCCAGAACGCCGATGAACTGACCGACCCAGATAAGGCTTCCAAGCTCAATGAGCGGTGCCAAGAGAAACAGCACCAGTGGCAAACGCATAAGACTTCTCCGGAGTTTGGTGCCGCGAAATTGATCGCATTGCAGATAGGGGCACTGTCTAAACTTCGCCCGATGGCTATTTGAATGATTGCGTTATCGAGACTATATGGGAAAACAAGAACTCACATTCAATCAAGGGCCGGCGGTATTCAATGGGATCGAATGACTTCGTAACGCTGTTTTTCCTGGTGGCAGCAGTGCTTATATTCCTGCAGCTGCGCAGTGTTCTGGGCAGACGGACAGGTCATGAAAAGCCGCCTGTTGATCCTTTCAGCAAGCGCCAGCTGCCCCGTGACGCGTCCGCTGACGACGGCAAGGTTGTAACCTTACCCAGACGGGATGATCCGACTTCCGAGGATCGCTTCGCTGCCGTGGATGCCTATGCCAAACCGGATACGGCGCTGAATGCTTCGCTGCGTGAGCTGGTATCCCATGATCCGAGCTTCAATCCGAAGGAATTCCTTGCCGGCGCCCGCATGGCCTATGAGATGATTGTCATGGCTTATGCCGATGGTGATCGCAAGACGCTGAAGGGTCTTCTTTCTCGCGAAGTGTTCGAAGGCTTCGAGAATGCCATCGTCGACCGGGAAGCGCGTGGCGAAGTGATGAAATCCACATTTGTCGGGATTGAGAAGGCGGATATCATCCATGCATCAGTCAAGGACAATGAAGAGCAGGTAACTCTTCGGGTTATATCGCAGCTCATCACGGCCACCTATGACAAGAATGGCGCATTGGTGGATGGGGATGCGGATGCAGTCTCAGAAGTCAACGACCTGTGGACCTTTGCGCGCGATGTTCGTTCGCGCGATCCAAACTGGAAGCTGGTTGCGACTGAAGCGGAACAATGAGTGCGCCCTCGGCCGATTTCCGACTGAAGCCGACCTCATTCAATGAACTTCCCGGCTGGCAGAAAGATGATCCTAGTGACCTCCTGGACGTGATGGCGGATTGTCTTCGGTACATCGAGGATGTGAAACCGCACCGGTCTGGCAGTCTTGGACTGACGTCAGAGGATTTGGTTCCTCTGTTGAGGGCTCTGAAAGGGATCGAAAGAACGCCGGATGCCGTTCGTCGATTGTTTGAACAAGAGTGCAAGCCGTTCGAGATCCTTTTGCCGGACGGTGGCTCTGGTTTTGTGACGGCGTTCTATGAACCCGAAGTTACCGTTGCCGCCAAACCTGGTGATGGTTTTTTATACCCGTTCTACCGACGCCCCGATGACTTGGTTGACATATCGGGTGCGAACAGGCCTCAGGGCTGGGACTATTCTTACGTTTTTGGCCGGAAGACTGACCAGGGCGTAATGCCTTACCCCGACAGAAAGGCGATCGATCAGGGATTCCTGGATGGCCGGGGCTTAGAGATCGCTTGGGCGAATTCACGAGTGGACGTCTTTTTTGCCCATGTTCAAGGGGCTGCGCGACTCCGATTTCCCGATGGATCCTTACGTCGCATCACTTACGATGGAAAAGCCGGCCACCCGTTTTCCGGTATAGGGCGGTATCTGATTGATCTCGGCGAGATTGCTGAAGAAGACATTTCCATGCAGTCGATCCGGCTGTGGCTTGAGGAGCATCCCGAGAGACAGGATGAAATCCTTTGGCACAATCGATCCTATATCTTCTTCAAGGAAGCGGCAGTTTCTGATGAAAGGCGAGGACCGATCGCGGCAGCCAAGGTTCCGCTGGTCGCTGGCCGATCGCTTGCAGTGGATCGCCTTATTCATACCTTCGGCTTTCCTTTCTTTATCCATGCACCGGAACTGACACGACTTGACGCGGGTCGACCCTTTGCAAGGCTAATGCTGGCACTCGATACCGGCTCGGCGATTGTCGGCCCCGCTCGAGGTGACATCTTCACGGGCTCCGGTTTCAGAGCTGGTGAGATGGCAGGAGCGGTTCGCAACAGGGCCAATTTCTATATACTGATCCCGAACAAGGCTGCAGCGAGGTTTGGCTGATGTCCGGCGGATCAAAGGTCAGCAGTGAAGATAGGATCCTTTGGGGAAAGGTTGCGCGCACGACGCGCCCGCTACCGGGACGCCTTGAGGACCTCTTGGAATTCGAACAGCAGTTCCAAGAACAGACAGAAGGGACGCGTGCAGTTCCAGAACCAGCTGACATTCAAATGACGGCCCCAGCGCAGCCGCCACAATCCCGGAAGAATGCTGGTATGCATCATCCGCTGGAGAAGCCTGTCAAACGCAAGTTGTCGCGGGGACATCTTGCCCTTGAGGCTAGAATTGATCTGCACGGCATGATCCAGAGCGAGGCTCATGGTCTCCTGCTCGATTTCCTGATGCGTGCCCATGAACGTGGTCTCCGCCATGTTTTGGTCATCACCGGCAAGGGAAGCTCTCTGGGCAGCGAAGGAGCCTTGAAGAGAGCGGTGCCGCTCTGGTTCTCCCTGCCGGAATTTCGTTTATTGATCTCGTCCTACGAAACGGCGGCCCGCCAGCATGGCGGAGAGGGAGCCCTTTATGTCCGATTGTCACGCAAGGCCCCGGGTGCCGACCGGCGATGACAACACCCTTCGGCAAGGCGCTTCGTGAATTAAGGGAACGCAAGGGCGTAACCCAGAAGGAGATGGCAAGCGCCATCGGAGTATCGGCTGCTTACCTCTCAGCCCTCGAACACGGAAAGCGGGGATTGCCAAACTTCGATTTCCTGCAACGTGTCGCAGGCTACTTCAATATTATCTGGGATGAGGCAGAAGAACTCTTTGCGACGGCACGTGCGTCTGACCCGCGCCCTGTTCTCGACACGATAGGCTTACCCTTGGAATACAACAGGTTTGCCAATGAACTTGCTGCGAAGATTCGCCAGCTGCCGCCGGACGTGATAAAGAGCTTGCAGGCTGTTCTGGACGCTGCCGAAAAGCGCGGGTGACGGGCCTTTATCGCCTGTATATCCACGGTAAACCTCGCTCTCGTCTTTGGAACTCAAGCGAAACCTCCTATACTCAAGCCATTTGATGCTGCTGATTCGACGGGGGCAGACCCTGTGAGAATTTCTGGAAAGACAACTGAATGACGGATACGCCGATTATGGAAAATGCTGAGCCGGTCGAATACGGTGCTGACTCGATCAAGGTCCTGAAGGGACTTGATGCGGTCCGCAAGCGCCCCGGCATGTATATCGGCGATACGGACGATGGCTCGGGTCTTCACCACATGGTCTACGAAGTGGTGGACAATGCCATCGATGAAGCTTTGGCTGGTCATGCTGATATTGTGACTGTCACGTTGAATGCCGATGGCTCGGTAACGGTGACCGACAATGGCCGCGGTATTCCGACGGACATTCACTCAGGCGAGGGGATCTCCGCAGCTGAGGTCATCATGACCCAGCTACATGCGGGCGGCAAGTTCGACCAGAACTCCTACAAGGTCTCGGGCGGTCTGCACGGCGTTGGCGTCTCTGTCGTCAACGCTCTTTCGGTCAAGCTTCAGCTGAAGATCCGCCGCGGCGGCAAGCTCCATGAGATCAATTTCACGCATGGCGTTGCTGACGCACCTCTCCGCGTCATTGGTGAATATGAAGGTCGCTCTGGCACCGAAGTCACATTCCTGCCCAGCAGCCAAACTTTCACAAAGACCGAGTTCGACTACGGAACGCTGGAGCATCGCTTGCGTGAGCTCGCCTTCCTGAATTCCGGCGTCCGGATCCTGCTGACAGATAAGCGCAAGCCGGATATTCGTCAGGAGGAAATGCTCTATGAGGGCGGACTTGAAGCCTTTGTTCGGTATCTGGATCGCTCGAAGAAGCCGCTGGTCGAGAAGCCGGTCGCGATCCGCGGCGAAAAGGATGGTATCACGGTCGAAGTGGCCATGTGGTGGAATGACAGCTATCACGAGAATGTCCTATGCTTCACCAACAACATTCCTCAGCGAGATGGCGGCACCCATATGGCGGGTTTTCGTGGCGCGCTGACGCGCCAGGTCACCTCCTACGCCGATAGCTCGGGCATCACGAAGAAGGAAAAGGTCACGCTTCAGGGCGAAGACTGCCGCGAAGGCCTGACCGCTGTCCTTTCGGTCAAAGTACCTGACCCGAAGTTCTCGTCTCAGACGAAGGACAAGCTCGTATCGTCAGAAGTGCGTCCGGTCGTCGAGAGTCTGGTAAACGAAGCACTCAGCACCTGGTTTGAGGAACATCCGACGGAAGCCAAGATCCTTGTGGGAAAAGTCGTTGAAGCAGCTGTCGCACGCGAGGCAGCGCGCAAGGCGCGTGAACTGACGCGCCGAAAGGGTGCGCTCGATATTGCATCTCTGCCAGGCAAGCTCGCTGACTGCTCGGAACGTGACCCGGCTAAGTCAGAGCTTTTCCTCGTTGAGGGTGACTCCGCAGGTGGTTCTGCAAAGCAGGGTCGCTCGCGCGAAAATCAGGCGATCCTGCCGCTTCGGGGCAAGATCCTGAACGTGGAACGTGCCCGTTTCGACAAGATGTTGTCGAGCCAGGAAATCGGGACATTGATTACCGCGCTTGGCACCTCGATTGGCAAGGACGAGTTCAATGCCGACAAGTTGCGCTACCACAAGATCATCATCATGACCGATGCTGACGTGGATGGCGCTCATATCAGAACCCTGCTTCTGACCTTCTTCTTTCGTCAGATGCCGGAATTGATCGAACGTGGCCATCTCTACATCGCCCAGCCACCTCTCTATAAGGTAGCCCGTGGCAAGTCCGTTCAGTATCTCAAGGATGAGAAGGCGCTTGAGGACTATCTGATTTCGATGGGTCTTGAAGAAGCGACCCTGACACTCGGCAATGGTGAGGTCCGCGCCGGACCGGACCTGCGGGACGTGATCAGTGATGCTCTGCGTCTGCGGTCACTGATTGATGGTCTTCATTCACGCTACAATCGCAGCGTTGTCGAACAGGCGGCGATCGCCGGAGCGCTTAATCCTGAGCTGACCGAAAACAGGGCCCGGGCAGAAGAAACGGCGGCCCAGGTCGCTCGCCGCCTCGACCTGATCGCAGAAGAAACCGAGCGGGGCTGGAGCGGTCAAGTGACGGACGAAGGTGGGCTGCGTTTCGAGCGTATGGTTCGCGGCGTCAAGGAAGTTGCATTGATTGATGTCGCATTGATCGGATCTGCAGATGCCCGCCACATCGACCAGATGAACGCCCGCTTGCGCGAGGTCTATGCTGAACCGCCGGTTCTTTCGCGCAAGGATGGAAAGATGGAGATTTCAGGTCCGAGGTTCTTGCTCGACCAGATCTTCTCAGCTGGGCGCAAGGGTCTCTCCATGCAGCGCTATAAGGGCTTGGGTGAAATGAACGCGGAACAGTTGTGGGAGACGACGCTGGACCCCAATGTCCGCTCTCTGCTGCAGGTGAAAGTCAACGACGCGACCGATGCAGACGGTCTGTTCTCGCGCCTGATGGGTGATGAGGTCGAACCGCGACGGGAGTTCATTCAGGACAACGCGCTAAGCGTTGCGAATCTGGATATCTGATGTCTTGAGCCGGCAAGGGCTCTGGTCTGTGTAAAGGAGCTGCGCCATGTGTGCGGCTCTTTTTTGTCCAAAGGTTTCACGTGAATCATGGTTAATCTGATTCACGTGAAACAGGAGGTTCGTTAACCTCTTAGAAGCTTCCCTCGAAGGCGATTTCAGAGAGCGTCTTGCGCCCGTTTGGACTTTCCCTCTCGCGCAAACCGTCCGGTAACTGGTTTTTGTCGCCTAGCTTCCCTATGGCGATTGCTGCCTCCACATGGAAACCCTCTGGCACTTTTAGGACTTCGGCTGCCTTATCAAAGTCGATCCCGGTCATGCCATGCGCATAATAGCCGGAATGGACCGCTTGAAGAGACAGCATTCCCCAAGCAGCGCCGGTATCGAAACTGTGAGAGCGTAGAGGACGTGGGGCGCCCCCATCAGCCGGGCGGCTCAGCGTATCGGATAGGACAATGATCAGCGCCGATGCATTCTTGGCCCAACCCTGATTGAATTCATTGAGAATGGTGAAGAGGCGGTCGAACGGCTTGCTACCTCTGAGCCCGTAGACAAATCGCCAGGGCTGGTAATTGAAGGCCGATGGTGCCCAGCGGGCCGCATCCAGAATAGTCAGGAGATGCTCTCTTGGCATCGGCTTGCCATCGAACGCACGGGGAGACCAGCGCTCCAGAAAAACCGGATGGATATCGTATTCAGACTCGCGCGAATTGCGGGTGGTCATGCAGCACCTTTCGTAGGTTTGGCGAAAGCTCTTTTTGGTAAACCGGGCTATGAGTAGCCCCGCATCCTGCAGCAGTACAAGCAGCGGCCACTTTGACAGAGCGTTAACTGACTGCACAGCCTGGCAGGGGTGCAGATGGAACATTAATCAGTATGGGGCATCTTACTAGGCAATAGGTGTAGACCCTTGACCAGAAACAGTCCTTTTGCATTGCGAAAAGTCTGATAGGTTAAAGTCGGTCTGACGAAGACAGAGATTGGAAGGCAAGCAGGATGTTCTATCAACTCTACGAAATGAATCACGCGATGATGGCACCGTTCCGGGCAACGGCCGATGCCATGCGTCTTGCGTATCAGAACCCCCTCAATCCGCTGTCCCAGACCATCATTGGCCGAAACATTGCCGCGAGTCTCGAGGTCTTCGAGCGCGCGACGAGACGTTATGGAAAGCCTCAGTTCGATCTTCCGCGAACAAAGGTTGCCGATCACACGGTTTCGGTCGAAGAGGAAATTGTCTGGAAGAAGCCATTTTGCAATCTCATCCGTTTCAAGCGGAGTTTACCTGTTGGTGTTGAACCCGGCCCTCGAATATTGATCGTGGCGCCGATGTCCGGCCACTATGCGACGCTTTTGCGTGGAACCGTCGAAGCTCTGATTCAGAGTGCTGATGTCTACATTACAGACTGGATCGACGCCCGCATGGTTCCTGTCACGGATGGTCGCTTCGATCTTGATGATTACATCGATTACGTGATCGAGATGCTCAATCACCTCGGACCTGACACCAACGTCGTTGCGGTGTGTCAGCCATCCGTTCCAGTTCTGGCCGCGGTTGCGGTCATGGAAGCCGAAGGAGATCGTTGCGCACCGTCAACGATGACCCTGATGGGTGGGCCGATTGACACCA from Peteryoungia desertarenae encodes the following:
- a CDS encoding shikimate dehydrogenase, with product MHDSRETIDRKAFVVGHPIKHSRSPLIHGYWLKQHGLDGQYEKVAVAPADFADFITDLKTGRSGYCGGNVTIPHKENAFSLADSPDDLASELGAANTLWREDGRLFATNTDGYGFVTNLDHEAPGWDAIDRAVVLGAGGACRSILQALRNRGIKEIHILNRTFERAQELAERFGMTIHAHPMEALGEVMSGAGLFVNTTSLGMDGQEVPALPFDRMRPDAIVTDIVYVPLITPILEQARKQGLRSVDGLGMLLHQAVPGFEKWFGVRPKVTAELRTLVIEDLQAHP
- the coaE gene encoding dephospho-CoA kinase (Dephospho-CoA kinase (CoaE) performs the final step in coenzyme A biosynthesis.), whose amino-acid sequence is MKIIGLTGSIGMGKSTTAGLFAEEGVPVNDADRVVHELYAGKAVLPLTPLFPDAIVDGKVNREKLSVILRQNPAKFAELEAIVHPLVREREEDFLLDADVAGADLVVLDIPLLFETGAFDRVDYVVVVSCGPDLQRQRVLARPGMTPEKFEMILARQTPDSEKRERADFVIDTSQGIDVARQQVRDLLSQLREQKADGNDA
- the dnaQ gene encoding DNA polymerase III subunit epsilon; the protein is MREIVFDTETTGLETKADRVIEIGGIELLNHFPTGRSFHVYINPGDRKVHPDALSVHGITDEFLRDKPLFAEIVEEMQAFFEGAKWVAHNATFDMGFINAEFERLGLPPVPSDMVVDTLSMARRKHPMGPNSLDALCRRYGIDNSHRTKHGALLDSELLAEVYIEMLGGRQAVLGLTQVQQRQSDSQSGEEEITLSYSRPKPLAPRLSAKEQEGHASLVAKLGAKAIWSRYRH
- the secB gene encoding protein-export chaperone SecB; translation: MADNTQGTGSPSLNILAQYIKDLSFENPGAPRSLQAREKAPAININVNVNANPLTETDFDVVLSLSAEAKEGDKALFAAELVYGGVFRITGFPQEHMLPVLFIECPRLLFPFARQIIADATRNGGFPPLMIDPIDFAQMFAQRVAEEQARNKVQAVPN
- a CDS encoding FxsA family protein, with the translated sequence MRLPLVLFLLAPLIELGSLIWVGQFIGVLATLGLIVLSGGLGVVLLRSQGLAILKRLQSETSRGLDPGREIIHAALIVVAAILLIIPGFVSDLLGILMFLPPIRDIAWRYVKPRIVVQNASFSQRYQQRSPPDNVVDLDADEYSHDPNPDTPWRSPQIGKD
- a CDS encoding Tim44/TimA family putative adaptor protein; the protein is MGSNDFVTLFFLVAAVLIFLQLRSVLGRRTGHEKPPVDPFSKRQLPRDASADDGKVVTLPRRDDPTSEDRFAAVDAYAKPDTALNASLRELVSHDPSFNPKEFLAGARMAYEMIVMAYADGDRKTLKGLLSREVFEGFENAIVDREARGEVMKSTFVGIEKADIIHASVKDNEEQVTLRVISQLITATYDKNGALVDGDADAVSEVNDLWTFARDVRSRDPNWKLVATEAEQ
- the mltA gene encoding murein transglycosylase A, which translates into the protein MSAPSADFRLKPTSFNELPGWQKDDPSDLLDVMADCLRYIEDVKPHRSGSLGLTSEDLVPLLRALKGIERTPDAVRRLFEQECKPFEILLPDGGSGFVTAFYEPEVTVAAKPGDGFLYPFYRRPDDLVDISGANRPQGWDYSYVFGRKTDQGVMPYPDRKAIDQGFLDGRGLEIAWANSRVDVFFAHVQGAARLRFPDGSLRRITYDGKAGHPFSGIGRYLIDLGEIAEEDISMQSIRLWLEEHPERQDEILWHNRSYIFFKEAAVSDERRGPIAAAKVPLVAGRSLAVDRLIHTFGFPFFIHAPELTRLDAGRPFARLMLALDTGSAIVGPARGDIFTGSGFRAGEMAGAVRNRANFYILIPNKAAARFG
- a CDS encoding Smr/MutS family protein — protein: MSGGSKVSSEDRILWGKVARTTRPLPGRLEDLLEFEQQFQEQTEGTRAVPEPADIQMTAPAQPPQSRKNAGMHHPLEKPVKRKLSRGHLALEARIDLHGMIQSEAHGLLLDFLMRAHERGLRHVLVITGKGSSLGSEGALKRAVPLWFSLPEFRLLISSYETAARQHGGEGALYVRLSRKAPGADRR
- a CDS encoding helix-turn-helix domain-containing protein → MTTPFGKALRELRERKGVTQKEMASAIGVSAAYLSALEHGKRGLPNFDFLQRVAGYFNIIWDEAEELFATARASDPRPVLDTIGLPLEYNRFANELAAKIRQLPPDVIKSLQAVLDAAEKRG
- the gyrB gene encoding DNA topoisomerase (ATP-hydrolyzing) subunit B codes for the protein MTDTPIMENAEPVEYGADSIKVLKGLDAVRKRPGMYIGDTDDGSGLHHMVYEVVDNAIDEALAGHADIVTVTLNADGSVTVTDNGRGIPTDIHSGEGISAAEVIMTQLHAGGKFDQNSYKVSGGLHGVGVSVVNALSVKLQLKIRRGGKLHEINFTHGVADAPLRVIGEYEGRSGTEVTFLPSSQTFTKTEFDYGTLEHRLRELAFLNSGVRILLTDKRKPDIRQEEMLYEGGLEAFVRYLDRSKKPLVEKPVAIRGEKDGITVEVAMWWNDSYHENVLCFTNNIPQRDGGTHMAGFRGALTRQVTSYADSSGITKKEKVTLQGEDCREGLTAVLSVKVPDPKFSSQTKDKLVSSEVRPVVESLVNEALSTWFEEHPTEAKILVGKVVEAAVAREAARKARELTRRKGALDIASLPGKLADCSERDPAKSELFLVEGDSAGGSAKQGRSRENQAILPLRGKILNVERARFDKMLSSQEIGTLITALGTSIGKDEFNADKLRYHKIIIMTDADVDGAHIRTLLLTFFFRQMPELIERGHLYIAQPPLYKVARGKSVQYLKDEKALEDYLISMGLEEATLTLGNGEVRAGPDLRDVISDALRLRSLIDGLHSRYNRSVVEQAAIAGALNPELTENRARAEETAAQVARRLDLIAEETERGWSGQVTDEGGLRFERMVRGVKEVALIDVALIGSADARHIDQMNARLREVYAEPPVLSRKDGKMEISGPRFLLDQIFSAGRKGLSMQRYKGLGEMNAEQLWETTLDPNVRSLLQVKVNDATDADGLFSRLMGDEVEPRREFIQDNALSVANLDI
- a CDS encoding nitroreductase family protein; this encodes MTTRNSRESEYDIHPVFLERWSPRAFDGKPMPREHLLTILDAARWAPSAFNYQPWRFVYGLRGSKPFDRLFTILNEFNQGWAKNASALIIVLSDTLSRPADGGAPRPLRSHSFDTGAAWGMLSLQAVHSGYYAHGMTGIDFDKAAEVLKVPEGFHVEAAIAIGKLGDKNQLPDGLRERESPNGRKTLSEIAFEGSF